In the Solanum pennellii chromosome 5, SPENNV200 genome, one interval contains:
- the LOC107020073 gene encoding acylsugar acyltransferase 3-like: MESVAHPLVSIISEKLIKPSSPTCPTKRWHKLSLIDQAFSNTYIPFSLFYTKDNAISNTSQISQLLEESLSKILSTYYPYAGRLKDNTTIDCNDAGAEFIQVQIDCLISETLNWHNTAIEDLLFPQGLPWSNCASRGLIVVQLTYFNCGGIAISMCISHKIGDGCSGYNFFRDWSHITSHPNNFSIPSLHYVEQSVFPPPSSGPFLSPLFMSNKHDCVQRRYIFSNQKLLNLKNTVAAESEVQNPTRTEVVSALIFKCAVRAAKANSGIFQPSSMVQAVDLRAQVGLPPNAIGNILTICPTSIITNNEESITISKLVSEMRKSKELVYKRDNVNDNMFVALLLELAKSKQEYHENGPNAYQITSLVKFALHEIDFGWGKPTKVSIANGLNNKLAILMGNQTGGIDAFVTLTEQDMSVFQHDTELLEFASLVPSC, translated from the coding sequence GATGGCACAAACTTTCTTTAATTGATCAAGCTTTTAGCAACACTTACATTCCATTTTCCCTTTTCTACACCAAAGATAATGCTATCTCAAACACTAGTCAAATATCTCAACTTCTTGAGGAATCTTTATCCAAAATATTGTCCACTTATTATCCATATGCAGGAAGGCTTAAAGATAATACTACAATTGATTGTAATGACGCGGGGGCTGAATTCATTCAAGTTCAAATTGATTGCCTCATATCAGAAACTCTTAACTGGCATAATACAGCTATAGAAGATTTGCTATTTCCTCAAGGTTTGCCTTGGTCAAATTGCGCAAGCCGTGGACTAATTGTAGTTCAACTTACTTATTTTAATTGTGGAGGAATCGCTATAAGTATGTGTATATCACATAAGATAGGAGATGGATGCAGTGGTTACAATTTTTTTCGTGATTGGTCTCACATAACTTCCCATCCAAATAATTTCTCCATACCATCTCTCCACTATGTTGAACAATCTGTTTTTCCTCCACCTTCAAGTGGTCCTTTTCTATCCCCATTATTCATGTCAAACAAACATGATTGTGTCCAAAGAAGGTACATTTTCTCTAATCAGAAATTACTTAACCTTAAGAACACGGTTGCTGCTGAATCAGAGGTGCAAAATCCAACACGTACTGAAGTTGTGAGTGCACTTATCTTTAAATGTGCTGTTAGAGCAGCAAAGGCAAACTCAGGGATTTTCCAACCATCATCAATGGTTCAAGCAGTTGATTTGCGAGCACAAGTTGGTTTGCCTCCAAATGCTATTGGAAATATTCTTACCATATGTCCAACATCAATAATAACTAATAACGAAGAATCTATAACAATATCAAAATTGGTCAGTGAAATGAGGAAATCTAAAGAGCTAGTTTACAAAAGAGATAACGTCAACGACAACATGTTTGTTGCCTTGCTACTCGAACTAGCAAAATCAAAACAGGAATATCATGAAAATGGTCCTAATGCGTATCAAATTACTAGTTTGGTGAAATTTGCTCTTCATGAAATCGATTTTGGATGGGGGAAGCCTACAAAGGTGAGTATAGCAAATGGACTAAATAACAAGTTGGCTATCTTGATGGGTAACCAAACTGGTGGAATCGATGCATTTGTGACGCTTACTGAGCAGGATATGTCCGTATTTCAACATGACACTGAGCTTCTTGAGTTTGCTTCTTTAGTTCCAAGCTGTTAG